One window of the Zea mays cultivar B73 chromosome 3, Zm-B73-REFERENCE-NAM-5.0, whole genome shotgun sequence genome contains the following:
- the LOC100277349 gene encoding uncharacterized protein LOC100277349: MARAEQESLAAPPLESTATARQRVPSVEVHLYRRGAGPVAIFRSDLAGPRRDRLDVRRIQASHGLRALFAFRPEGSRRGRGLRIRCDPAAGYSALPFRDGAAIALDGEPGESWTKPVSVIVAGLLVLAVMAAVAANGVPEPLRSSRLANGIFAPWILFSAVIIFARARTRPRAP; this comes from the exons ATGGCGCGTGCGGAACAGGAATCGCTGGCTGCGCCGCCACTGGAGTCGACCGCGACGGCGAGACAGCGCGTCCCGTCCGTGGAGGTGCACTTGTACCGGCGGGGCGCCGGCCCGGTGGCCATCTTCCGGTCGGACCTGGCGGGCCCTCGGCGGGACCGCCTCGACGTGCGCCGCATCCAGGCGAGCCACGGCCTCCGGGCGCTGTTCGCCTTCAGGCCCGAGGGATCCCGCCGCGGCCGTGGCCTCCGGATCAGGTGCGACCCGGCCGCCGGCTACTCCGCGCTGCCCTTCCGCGACGGCGCCGCCATCGCCCTCGATGGCGAGCCCGGG GAGTCGTGGACGAAGCCGGTGTCGGTGATCGTCGCCGGCCTGCTGGTGCTCGCTGTGATGGCGGCGGTTGCGGCCAACGGGGTGCCGGAGCCGCTGCGGTCGTCGAGGCTGGCCAACGGGATCTTTGCGCCGTGGATCCTCTTCAGCGCCGTCATCATCTTCGCTCGTGCCAGGACGCGGCCAAGGGCTCCATGA
- the LOC542723 gene encoding 17.5 kDa class II heat shock protein, protein MDGRMFGLETPLMVALQHLLDVPDGDAGAGGDKASGAAAGGGPTRTYVRDARAMAATPADVKELPGAYAFVVDMPGLGTGDIKVQVEDERVLVISGERRREEREDAKYLRMERRMGKFMRKFVLPDNADMDKISAVCRDGVLTVTVEKLPPPEPKKPKTIEVKVA, encoded by the coding sequence ATGGACGGGAGGATGTTCGGTCTCGAGACCCCCCTGATGGTGGCGCTGCAGCACCTTCTGGACGTGCCCGACGGCGACGCCGGCGCGGGCGGCGACAAGGCGAGTGGTGCCGCGGCGGGCGGCGGGCCCACGCGCACCTACGTCCGCGACGCGCGCGCCATGGCGGCCACCCCGGCCGACGTCAAGGAGCTCCCGGGCGCGTACGCGTTCGTGGTGGACATGCCGGGGCTGGGCACGGGCGACATCAAGGTGCAGGTGGAGGACGAGCGGGTGCTGGTGATCAGCGGCGAGCGGCGCCGGGAGGAGCGCGAGGACGCCAAGTACCTGCGCATGGAGCGGCGGATGGGCAAGTTCATGCGCAAGTTCGTGCTGCCGGACAACGCCGACATGGACAAGATCTCGGCGGTGTGCAGGGACGGCGTGCTCACCGTGACCGTCGAGAAGCTGCCCCCGCCCGAGCCCAAGAAACCCAAGACCATCGAGGTCAAGGTCGCCTGA
- the LOC103649659 gene encoding receptor-like protein EIX2: MHRTPTNPPLILSFTIIVVTSFFRGGALQQPGGGACWPSERAALLSFKKGITSDPGNLLSSWRGWDCCSWRGVSCSNRTGHVLKLHLANPDPDIDSRTNHAESYILAGEISPSLLSLQHLEYLDLSMNYLGGGRGETGSPMPRFLGSMENLRYLNLSGIQFAGSVPPELGNLSKLQYLDLSATVDTVDDLTLFRNLPMLQYLTLSQIDLSLIVDWPQKINMIPSLRALDLSYCQLQRADQSLPYLNLTKLEKLNLYENDFNHTITSCWFWKATSIKFLSLGQTSLFGQLNDALENMTSLQALDLSRWQTSEKVTDHYYTLQMIGNLKNLCSLQILDLSYSYKSGDITAFMESLPQCAWGELQELHLSGNSFTGALPHLIGHFTSLRTLELDGNSLGGRLPPALGNCTRLSTLHIRSNHLNGSVPIEIGVLSKLTSLDLSYNQLSGVITKEHFKGLTSLKELGLSYNNDLKVTVEDGWLPPFRLEYGVLASCQIGPRFPAWLQQQASIIYLDISRTGVKDKIPDWFWHTFSEAKYLYMSGNELTGNLPAHLGDMALVHLNLSSNNLTGPVQTFPRNVGMLDLSFNSFSGTLPLSLEAPVLNVLLLFSNKIGGSIPESMCNLPLLSDLDISSNLLEGGIPRCFATMQLDFLLLSNNSLAGSFPTVLRNSTNLKMLDLSWNKLSGRLPTWIGELTGLSFLRLGHNMFSGNIPLEILNLSSLQFLDLSSNNLSGAVPWHLEKLTGMTTLMGNRQDISSIPLGYIRGNGENDISIDEQFEEVFLVITKGQKLKYSKGLDYFVSIDLSENSLSGEIPSNITSLDALINLNLSSNHLRGRIPNKIGALNALESLDLSENRLSGEIPPSLSNLTSLSYMNLSYNNLSGRIPSGRQLDTLSADNPSMMYIGNTGLCGPPLETKCSGNGSTISGNGTGYKQENEPLPFYIGLVLGLVVGLWIVFCAMLFKKTWRIAYFKLFDQFCNTIHVYVVLACASRLARNTVVE; this comes from the coding sequence ATGCATCGCACACCAACCAATCCTCCCCTGATACTGAGCTTCACCATCATAGTAGTCACCTCGTTCTTCAGAGGTGGCGCGCTGCAGCAACCAGGCGGCGGAGCATGCTGGCCCTCCGAGAGGGCCGCCTTGCTCTCCTTCAAGAAGGGCATCACGAGTGATCCTGGCAACCTCCTCTCCTCATGGCGTGGTTGGGACTGTTGCAGCTGGAGAGGCGTCTCATGTAGCAACCGGACCGGCCACGTCCTCAAGCTTCATCTTGCGAATCCAGATCCAGACATCGACTCCAGAACAAACCATGCTGAGTCATATATTCTGGCTGGTGAGATAAGTCCCTCTCTGCTTTCCCTGCAGCATCTTGAGTACCTAGACCTCAGCATGAActacttgggaggaggaagagggGAAACAGGAAGCCCTATGCCTCGGTTCTTGGGATCCATGGAAAACTTGAGATATCTAAACCTCTCTGGCATACAGTTTGCTGGTAGTGTGCCTCCAGAACTTGGCAACCTTTCTAAATTGCAGTATCTCGACCTTAGTGCCACTGTGGACACGGTCGACGACCTCACATTGTTTCGAAATCTACCTATGCTGCAATACCTTACCCTGAGCCAAATCGATCTCTCGCTGATAGTCGACTGGCCTCAAAAGATCAATATGATCCCATCTCTAAGGGCCCTTGATCTCTCTTACTGTCAGCTTCAAAGAGCAGACCAGTCGCTTCCGTACCTTAATCTCACAAAACTCGAGAAGCTTAACCTTTATGAGAACGATTTTAACCATACAATCACATCTTGCTGGTTTTGGAAAGCAACAAGCATCAAGTTCCTCAGTCTTGGGCAGACCAGTTTATTCGGCCAGCTCAACGACGCGTTGGAAAACATGACATCCCTTCAAGCCCTGGATTTGTCACGTTGGCAGACATCAGAAAAGGTGACGGATCATTACTACACATTGCAGATGATAGGGAACTTGAAGAATCTTTGTAGCTTGCAAATCCTAGACCTCAGCTATAGTTATAAGAGTGGTGACATAACCGCGTTCATGGAGAGTTTGCCGCAGTGCGCATGGGGTGAGTTGCAGGAGCTGCATCTCAGTGGCAAtagtttcacgggggccttgccACATTTGATAGGGCACTTTACCAGCTTGAGAACACTTGAGCTCGATGGCAACAGCCTTGGTGGAAGACTCCCACCAGCGCTTGGAAACTGTACACGTCTAAGCACCCTTCACATCAGAAGCAACCACCTCAATGGAAGCGTACCAATTGAGATCGGTGTCCTTTCAAAGTTAACTTCATTGGATCTAAGCTACAACCAGCTCAGTGGTGTGATCACCAAAGAACACTTCAAAGGACTAACAAGCTTAAAGGAACTAGGACTGTCCTAtaataatgatttgaaggttaCCGTGGAAGATGGTTGGCTTCCTCCATTCAGACTGGAATACGGAGTTCTCGCATCTTGCCAGATTGGCCCTCGGTTTCCAGCTTGGCTTCAGCAGCAAGCGTCAATTATCTATCTAGACATTTCAAGAACAGGTGTGAAGGACAAGATTCCTGATTGGTTTTGGCATACATTCTCGGAGGCCAAATATCTTTACATGTCTGGCAACGAATTAACTGGCAATCTGCCAGCACATCTTGGTGACATGGCCCTTGTACACCTCAATCTCAGTTCAAACAATCTCACTGGACCAGTACAGACATTTCCAAGAAACGTTGGAATGCTAGACTTATCCTTCAACTCATTTTCTGGTACACTACCATTGTCCTTGGAAGCTCCTGTACTCAACGTCTTGCTTTTGTTCTCAAATAAGATCGGTGGCAGCATTCCAGAATCGATGTGCAATTTGCCGTTATTGTCGGACCTGGATATCTCAAGCAATCTTTTGGAGGGCGGAATTCCTCGGTGCTTTGCAACCATGCAACTAGATTTCCTTCTACTGAGCAATAACAGTTTGGCAGGAAGTTTTCCCACGGTTCTACGAAACAGCACGAATCTGAAGATGTTGGATCTTTCATGGAATAAGCTCTCCGGACGGTTACCTACATGGATAGGAGAGCTAACAGGATTAAGTTTCCTGCGACTTGGCCACAATATGTTTTCTGGGAATATCCCCCTTGAAATTCTAAATCTCAGCAGCCTCCAGTTCTTGGATCTGTCCAGCAACAACTTGTCTGGTGCTGTACCTTGGCATCTGGAGAAATTAACCGGTATGACGACACTGATGGGCAATCGTCAGGACATATCAAGTATACCATTGGGTTATATAAGGGGAAACGGCGAGAATGATATCAGTATAGACGAACAGTTCGAGGAAGTCTTCTTGGTAATCACAAAGGGGCAGAAACTGAAATATAGCAAAGGGTTGGATTACTTCGTGAGTATTGATCTATCAGAAAACTCCTTATCAGGCGAAATTCCAAGTAACATCACATCTCTGGATGCATTAATAAATTTGAATCTATCATCAAACCATCTAAGAGGAAGGATTCCTAACAAGATTGGCGCATTGAACGCGTTAGAATCCCTCGATCTATCCGAGAACAGGCTTTCAGGCGAAATACCACCAAGTTTGTCGAATCTGACATCTCTGAGCTACATGAACTTGTCCTACAATAATTTGTCAGGAAGGATACCCTCGGGGCGCCAACTTGACACCCTCAGTGCTGACAACCCTTCAATGATGTACATAGGCAACACTGGACTCTGTGGGCCTCCTCTTGAAACGAAATGTTCAGGAAACGGAAGTACCATCAGTGGCAACGGTACAGGCTACAAGCAAGAAAATGAACCGTTGCCTTTTTATATTGGTCTTGTCTTAGGTCTTGTGGTGGGCCTCTGGATAGTATTTTGTGCCATGTTGTTCAAGAAGACATGGAGGATCGCTTATTTCAAGCTCTTTGACCAGTTTTGTAATACGATACATGTATACGTAGTTCTAGCGTGTGCAAGCCGCTTGGCTAGGAATACAGTTGTTGAATAA